ACCAGCCGTACTACTGGATCGGCATTCGCAAGCTGAACGGCATCTGGACCTGGGTGGGCACCGGGAAGGCACTGACGAAGGAGGCTGAGAACTGGGCTGAGAAAGAGCCCAACAACAAGCGCTCCAACCAGGACTGCGTGGAGATCTACATCAAGAGGCAGCGGGAGTCGGGGAAGTGGAACGATGAGCCCTGCAACAAGAGGAAACGGGCGCTGTGCTACCAGGGTGATGTCCAGGGGCTGTAGTGGGGTGGGTGGCCTGGGCAGGGGGCACCGGGGATGGTGTCGGGGAGGGTGCTGTGGGACTTGCTGGCATCTGGGGTGGCGCAGTGGCCACCTCATGCTGCCACCTCTGTCCCCGTTTTGGAGCACAGTGATGTGAGCACAGCCACCTGGGTGTGCCACGCTGGGGATCTCTGTGGGGACATCGGGGTGCTGCCAGGCAGGGCCTGGATGGCTCCTCATGGCAGTGTGTGCCCACAGCCTCCTGCCAGCCCTTCCCCTGCAGCCAGCGTGGCGAGTGCGTGGAGACCATCGGGAACTACAGCTGCGAGTGCTGGCCTGGCTTCCACGGCCGCGACTGCGAGAACGGTGAGGGCACGCTGCAGGCGGCTGGGTATCGCAGCCCAGGTGCTGTCGGGATGTTGTAGCCTGCGTTAACCCCTTGCACCTGCAAAGCAAGACACACAACCTCTCCATCTGGGTTGCCACTGTGCTGCCCAAACAGCTGCCCCTTGCAGTGCTTGTTCTGGCGCAGCCAGCACGTGCAGCCAACTCCCTGGTCTCCCATGCAGCACTTCATCTTTGCATTCTCATCCTCTGAGCTGAGTGTCGTCAAAGCCCATTTGTCACCTGCCAGCCCCATGTCATAGACAAAACAGTCTTAACTCAGGGAATTTCTACTTAATTTAACTTTTTGCTAGTCAACGCAATGTTCTGATTGCTGATTTGGGGATTGGTCATGCAATAACTGTTTCTGGCTCCTACTCCTCCATGGTGTGGGTTGCTGTCGGCCACTTCGAAGTATGTCCCTTGGGCATGAAGCGTGTCTCCTCCCAGGGATGGGACTATCCTCCAATACCAGTCTTGGGAAGCAGGGAAAGAATCAGCCTTGATGTGAACCAGAATTTGTGCCACCCTGGCTGGAGCAATCTTGGAGCTCAAGCAGTAATGGTTGCCTGGACCGGGTCCAGTGCTGCTGGGACACTGCTGCTCCCACTGTGCAAACCCTGCAGCAGCTCGTGCTGCCTGCTGGCCGCAAATGAGCCCCCTCACCATGAAGAGAGGCTTCCTGCGGCTCGTGGGAATAGGGAGTCTCTTAGTGGGATTTCAGTCCAGGTGATCCAAGTTTGCTGTCCCCACACACTTTGTGTTCTCTTCACTTTCCTGGGGGTAAGCAAACTGCCCTCCCTGGgtctccccttctctctgcttgCTCTGTCCTGAGTCCAGCCTTGGTGGTGGCACCTGCCCTGCTGAGATCATGGGACCAGAGTTGCTGCCTTCGCCCCTCCACTACCTGGCTGCCTGCTTCTATGCCTTGCACCCCCAGTCTGTCCTGGTCAGCCTTGAGAAGGTGTTTGGCATCTTGGGGGCCTTgagaaaaaagcaagaggaagatATTGTCAGGCTGCTGGAGGAAGGGAGTATCCTGGCAGCACTGGGCAGCAGATGGCATGGGAGAAGTTGTGGTCAGATGAGGTTAGATAAGCTGGGAGGGGGACAAGTGAGGCAGGAACTGGCAGCACTCAGGAGAAAGCCACAAAAGAAAGTAAGTAGAGACATGTTGTGCAGCAGGAGTAGAAAGAGCCTTCCCATTGGCACCCCGCGGGGCTGTGGCAGCGTGCTGGTGCTGCGGTTGTGCTGAGCTATGTGGTGCTAGGTGGCCATGGAAGCCCTGCTCCATCTTCCTTGCCACGCAGGTCCCGGGCCTTGCACCAGGACAGGATGAATCAAGGCTGGGAGCAGACATGGGACACAGTGGTCCACCCCAGGGGTGGCCTTTCTAAGGCTGAGACCAGCAAAGCTTCCTGCCGTTAAGGGAAGTTGAGGCACTGAGCAGTGATACGACAGCCCTGTGTTCAgtgtcccagcagcagcaggatcaGGAGCAGCCTCCAGCCAATGTGGAAGTCCCCGTGTGCACTATCTTAAATGCCACTCTGAGCCTCCCCACTGAAGGCTTTTCAATTTGCcaaagttttggtttttttaagcagagttagcctgtttttttcctgttaggcTTAagtagaatttctttctttttgttttttttccaaagaataaaatgagTCAGTCAAACTGCCCCTGCTGATAATAAAGTTGCTCTAACACTTCTAGTTGGTTTTAGTCCAAGAATAAGAAAAGCATCCTGCTGTGGAGGGGCTGAATGTGCTGCGTATACCGAGCGTTCTGCCAGGACGGAGGCTGCCCTTTTTGCACTGTCCTCGTGCGCGTTGGATTGGGTCTAGTTGCAGCCATTTCATGCCCTGAGCTGGCCACCCTGTAGCAGTTATCACCATCAGGCAGAGAGATCCTGCCATAGTCCAGTGTGGCCCCAAAGCCACGGGACGTCCTTCCTCCTGCCACCGTGATGGGGACGGAGGCAGGTCTGGGAGGACGCTGAtgcctgtggggctggggagggaggtgaACAGGCCTGCGGTAGCTGTGATCTGCAGGGTGCAGGAGATAAACGAGGctctggcagagcagcagctgtcCCTAGTGGCACCATTGGTCTGGTGGAAGAAATTGCTGGAGCAAAGGGAGCGTTAATCTAGTTGAGTGAGATGTCCCTTTTAGCATCTGGGGGAGGAAGGTACATCAAGGATGTGTTGCTGTAGATGTGGTTTTATTTAATTAGGAAAGAATCAAGAGTAATTCTAAGCCCTATCCCTGGATTTAATCTCATTTATATCCTGCCCCTGAGACCTGCTCTCCCATTACAGTCGTCACATGCCCAGTGCTCAGCGCTCCAGACTGGGGAGAGCTCAGCTGCTCCCACCTCCATGGAAACTTCAGCTTTGGCTCCACGTGCACCTACTCCTGCCAGACAGGGTTTGTGCTGATGGGACCACAGAGCCGCGAGTGCACAGCCACCGGGGACTGGACTGGGCAACCCCCGCAATGTGAAGGTAGAGGTTGATCCTGGAGGTCAGGGGGTCACTGGCCTGCGGTGACTCTGGGATGCTCCTGGACCCCTAAGTCCTCTGGTCCCAGCAATCTGACCCTGTGGTCCCCATGCTCCTGCTTCACATGTGCCTCCTTGACTTGCAGCCATCAAATGCCCTGCACTGGCCGTCCCCGCCATCGGACACGCAACCTGCTCCCACCTCCATGGAAACTTTAGCTTTGGCTCCACGTGCACCTTCTCCTGCCAGACGGGCTTTGTACTGACGGGACCACAGAGCCGCGAGTGCACAGCCACTGGGGACTGGACTGGGCAACTCACCCAGTGCAAAGGTAGAGGTTGATGCTGGAGCCCACGGGGTCACCGGCCTCTGCCCCAAAACTCGGCCTTCTGGCACTGCTTGCATCCAGGTCTGCCTGCTGATACTCCTTTCTTCTTGGGGAAATCAACCCTCCTGCCCTTTCCTGAGGTCCAGCCAAGGATCCACACTCAGCCACCAGCACCAAATAGCAGCTCTTGTCCAGAACTCCTTCGCTGGCAGACCCCTCTGTTGAATCTTGTGGGTGGCTCACAACTCCAAAATCCCTTCCCCTGTTAGCGCCCACACCAGTGCCTCCAGGTCTcctgctgtctttctgtgcttgcaTGCAACCCTTGCAGTCAAAGTTCACGGCACATCTCTGCCCAGTGCCTCAAGTCTGGCCTCCCAACTGCTCTGCCTTTCTGTTGCACCCCTCAGCCCCAGCAATGCCTGCAGTGGTTGCGGCTCCCCTGGTACTGTCCCCGCCTCACAGCCCATAGTCGGCCTGGCACACGCTGCATGTCCCCCACCAACAGCCCTGCAACCATGAGCAGAGGGGATTGGGTCTGCCTACACCTGCCTGCCCAGCTCACCAGCCCTCAGTACAGCTGCCCCCACAGAGGATGGACAGGCACTGTGCCCATCACCCCAACCCAGCAGGCACAGGTAGTGACAaggacctgctgctgccagcattgCCACGGTCCTGCCCTTGAGATCTGGTTTCCCATTGCAGTCGTCACATGCCCAGTGCTCAGCGCTCCAGATCAGGGAGAGCTCAGCTGCTCCCACCTCCACGGCAACTTCAGCTTTGGCTCCACGTGCACCTTCTCCTGCCAGACGGGCTTTACACTGATGGGATCACAGAGCCGCGAGTGCACAACCACCGGGGACTGGACTGGACAACCCCCGCAATGTGAAGGTAGAGGTTGATCCTGGAGGTCAGGGGGTCACTGGCCTGCAGTGACTCTGCGATGCTCCTGGACCCCTAACTCCTGCAGATCCCACAGTTCAGTCTCGCAGTCCCCATGCTCCTCTTCATGTGTGTCTTCTTGACTTGCAGCCATCAAATGCCCCGCACTGGCCATCCCCGCCATGGGACATGCAACCTGCTCCCACCTCCATGGAAACTTTAGCTTTGGCTCCACGTGCACCTTCTCCTGCCAGACGGGCTTTGTACTGATGGGACCACAGAGCCGCGAGTGCACAGCCACTGGGGACTGGACTGGGCAACCCCCACAATGTGAAGGTAGAGGTTGATCCTGGAGGTCAGGGGGTCACTGGCCTGCGGTGAATTGGGATGCTCTTGGACCCCTAACTCCTGCAGATCCCACAGTTCAATCTTGCAGTCCCTGTACTCCTCCTTCATGTGTTCCTCTTTGACTTGCAGCCATCAAATGCCCCGCACTGGCCGTCCCCACCATGGGACACATAGCCTGCTCCCACCTCCATGGAAACTTCAGCTTTGGCTCCACGTGCACCTACTCCTGCCAGACGGGCTTTGTACTGATGGGACAACAGAGCCGCGAGTGCACAGCCACCGGGGACTGGACTGGACAACCCCCGCAATGTGAAGGTAGAGGCTGATCCTGGAGGTCAGGGCATCATCAGCCTGTAGTGAATTGGGGTGCTCCTGGACCCCTAATTTCTTCACATCCCACAGTTCAATCTTGCAGTCCCTGTACTCCTCCTTCATGTGTTCCTCTTTGACTTGCAGCCATCAAATGCCCCGCACTGGCCGTCCCCACTATGGGACACGCAGCCTGCTCCCACCTCCATGGAAACTTCAGCTTTGGCTCCACGTGCACCTACTCCTGCCAGACGGGCTTTGTACTGATGGGACAACAGAGCCGCGAGTGCACAGCCACCGGGGACTGGACTGGACAACCCCCGCAATGTGAAGGTAGAGGCTGATCCTGGAGGTCAGGGCATCATCAGCCTGTAGTGAATTGGGGTGCTCCTGGACCCCTAATTTCTTCACATCCCACAGTTCAATCTTGCAGTCCCCATGCTCCTCCTTCACGTGTGCCTCTTTGACTTGCAGCCATCAAATGCCCCGCACTGGCCGTCCCCACTATGGGACACGCAGCCTGCTCCCACCTCCATGGAAACTTCAGCTTTGGCTCCACGTGCACCTTCTCCTGCCAGACGGGCTTTGTACTGATGGGACCACAGAGCCGCGAGTGCACAGCCACTGGGGACTGGACTGGACAACCCCCACAATGTGAAGGTAGAGGTTGATCCTGGAGGTCAGGGGGTCACTGGCCTGCAGTGACTCTGCGATGCTCCTGGACCCCTAACTCCTGCAGATCCCACAGTTCAGTCTCGCAGTCCCCGTACTCCTCCTTCATGTGTGCCTCTTTGACTTGCAGCCATCAAATGCCCCACACTGGCCGTCCCCACCATGGGACACATAGCCTGCTCCCACCTCCATGGAAACTTCAGCTTTGGCTCCACGTGCACCTTCTCCTGCCAGACGGGCTTTACACTGATGGGACCACAGAGCCGCGAGTGCACAGCCACCGGGGACTGGACTGGGCAACCCCCGCAATGTGAAGGTAGAGGTTGATCCTGGAGGTCAGGGGGTCACTGGCCTGCAGTGACTCTGCGATGTTCCTGGACCCCTAACTCCTGCAGATCCCACAGTTCAGTCTCGCAGTCCCCATGCTCCTCCTTCACGTGTGTCTTCTTGACTTGCAGCCATCAAATGCCCTGCACTGGCCGTCCCCACCATGGGACATGCAGCCTGCTCCCACCTCCATGGAAACTTCAGCTTTGGCTCCACGTGCACCTTCTCCTGCCAGACGGGCTTTGTACTGATGGGACCACAGAGCCGCGAGTGCACAGCCACTGGGGACTGGACTGGGCAACCCCCACAATGTGAAGGTAGAGGTTGATCCTGGAGGTCAGGGAGTCACTGGCCTGCAGTGACTCTGCGATGTTCCTGGACCCCTAACTCCTGCAGATCCCACAGTTCAGTCTCGCAGTCCCCATGCTCCTCCTTCACATGTGTCCCATTGACTTGCAGCCATCAAATGCCCCACACTGGCCGTCCCCACCATGGGACATGCAGCCTGCTCCCACCTCCATGGAAACTTCAGCTTTGGCTCCACGTGCACCTTCTCCTGCCAGACGGGCTTTGTACTGATGGGACCACAGAGCCGCGAGTGCACAGCCACCGGGGACTGGACTGGGCAACCCCCGCAATGTGAAGGTAGAGGCTCATCTCATACATGTTTGTGCATGTTGTGAATATATGTCTCTTCTGCAGGCCTCGAGCTCCCTCCGTTGTCCTGGACGagtatttcttttggaaaggaggCCGCATGAATGCTCAGGCAGGAGATAGTGATAGTGGAAGGGAGCTATGTAACTAGGCAGTGATGTGCCCCCTCCTCCTTTACTCTCATCCTGATTGCTTCTGTGATGCTCCCGACACAGATGTTCAGTGGATGCACCACGCTCTGGGGTGCTAGCCCTCTGaaatctccctctctcttccaaGTCTCCTGGAAACTCGTgtttccagtgctctgccctGCCATGCCATAGCCAACATGGTGCCCTCCACTCTCTTTTAACTTTCTCCACGATCCTCTTCCCCTTAGCATTGCCAACCTGTGGCTGCCCATCCCCTGGCTCTCCAACCCACACATCCTCAT
This region of Rhea pennata isolate bPtePen1 chromosome 8, bPtePen1.pri, whole genome shotgun sequence genomic DNA includes:
- the LOC134143377 gene encoding P-selectin-like isoform X1; this encodes MGLRSAGRTWRPASRGICYLGIAAATWGLVVKLEVGAWTYHYNDQKDYTWEQSRNYCQTYFTDLVAIQNKKEVEYLNKWLPFHQPYYWIGIRKLNGIWTWVGTGKALTKEAENWAEKEPNNKRSNQDCVEIYIKRQRESGKWNDEPCNKRKRALCYQASCQPFPCSQRGECVETIGNYSCECWPGFHGRDCENVVTCPVLSAPDWGELSCSHLHGNFSFGSTCTYSCQTGFVLMGPQSRECTATGDWTGQPPQCEAIKCPALAVPAIGHATCSHLHGNFSFGSTCTFSCQTGFVLTGPQSRECTATGDWTGQLTQCKVVTCPVLSAPDQGELSCSHLHGNFSFGSTCTFSCQTGFTLMGSQSRECTTTGDWTGQPPQCEAIKCPALAIPAMGHATCSHLHGNFSFGSTCTFSCQTGFVLMGPQSRECTATGDWTGQPPQCEAIKCPALAVPTMGHIACSHLHGNFSFGSTCTYSCQTGFVLMGQQSRECTATGDWTGQPPQCEAIKCPALAVPTMGHAACSHLHGNFSFGSTCTYSCQTGFVLMGQQSRECTATGDWTGQPPQCEAIKCPALAVPTMGHAACSHLHGNFSFGSTCTFSCQTGFVLMGPQSRECTATGDWTGQPPQCEAIKCPTLAVPTMGHIACSHLHGNFSFGSTCTFSCQTGFTLMGPQSRECTATGDWTGQPPQCEAIKCPALAVPTMGHAACSHLHGNFSFGSTCTFSCQTGFVLMGPQSRECTATGDWTGQPPQCEAIKCPTLAVPTMGHAACSHLHGNFSFGSTCTFSCQTGFVLMGPQSRECTATGDWTGQPPQCEAITCPVLDTPSRGRINCSHFHGNFTYNSTCAFSCEAGFVRMGAEVLRCVATGNWTRRPPVCAEDAASFLKQVLVYSGSTALVAASVVLSGTLIALLVKRLSDREKKKLLNPTSDLGSPGIFTNAAYDPNL
- the LOC134143377 gene encoding P-selectin-like isoform X3, which gives rise to MGLRSAGRTWRPASRGICYLGIAAATWGLVVKLEVGAWTYHYNDQKDYTWEQSRNYCQTYFTDLVAIQNKKEVEYLNKWLPFHQPYYWIGIRKLNGIWTWVGTGKALTKEAENWAEKEPNNKRSNQDCVEIYIKRQRESGKWNDEPCNKRKRALCYQASCQPFPCSQRGECVETIGNYSCECWPGFHGRDCENVVTCPVLSAPDWGELSCSHLHGNFSFGSTCTYSCQTGFVLMGPQSRECTATGDWTGQPPQCEAIKCPALAVPAIGHATCSHLHGNFSFGSTCTFSCQTGFVLTGPQSRECTATGDWTGQLTQCKVVTCPVLSAPDQGELSCSHLHGNFSFGSTCTFSCQTGFTLMGSQSRECTTTGDWTGQPPQCEAIKCPALAIPAMGHATCSHLHGNFSFGSTCTFSCQTGFVLMGPQSRECTATGDWTGQPPQCEAIKCPALAVPTMGHIACSHLHGNFSFGSTCTYSCQTGFVLMGQQSRECTATGDWTGQPPQCEAIKCPALAVPTMGHAACSHLHGNFSFGSTCTYSCQTGFVLMGQQSRECTATGDWTGQPPQCEAIKCPALAVPTMGHAACSHLHGNFSFGSTCTFSCQTGFVLMGPQSRECTATGDWTGQPPQCEAIKCPTLAVPTMGHIACSHLHGNFSFGSTCTFSCQTGFTLMGPQSRECTATGDWTGQPPQCEAIKCPALAVPTMGHAACSHLHGNFSFGSTCTFSCQTGFVLMGPQSRECTATGDWTGQPPQCEAIKCPTLAVPTMGHAACSHLHGNFSFGSTCTFSCQTGFVLMGPQSRECTATGDWTGQPPQCEEDAASFLKQVLVYSGSTALVAASVVLSGTLIALLVKRLSDREEKKKLLNPTSDLGSPGIFTNAAYDPNL
- the LOC134143377 gene encoding P-selectin-like isoform X2; its protein translation is MGLRSAGRTWRPASRGICYLGIAAATWGLVVKLEVGAWTYHYNDQKDYTWEQSRNYCQTYFTDLVAIQNKKEVEYLNKWLPFHQPYYWIGIRKLNGIWTWVGTGKALTKEAENWAEKEPNNKRSNQDCVEIYIKRQRESGKWNDEPCNKRKRALCYQASCQPFPCSQRGECVETIGNYSCECWPGFHGRDCENVVTCPVLSAPDWGELSCSHLHGNFSFGSTCTYSCQTGFVLMGPQSRECTATGDWTGQPPQCEAIKCPALAVPAIGHATCSHLHGNFSFGSTCTFSCQTGFVLTGPQSRECTATGDWTGQLTQCKVVTCPVLSAPDQGELSCSHLHGNFSFGSTCTFSCQTGFTLMGSQSRECTTTGDWTGQPPQCEAIKCPALAVPTMGHIACSHLHGNFSFGSTCTYSCQTGFVLMGQQSRECTATGDWTGQPPQCEAIKCPALAVPTMGHAACSHLHGNFSFGSTCTYSCQTGFVLMGQQSRECTATGDWTGQPPQCEAIKCPALAVPTMGHAACSHLHGNFSFGSTCTFSCQTGFVLMGPQSRECTATGDWTGQPPQCEAIKCPTLAVPTMGHIACSHLHGNFSFGSTCTFSCQTGFTLMGPQSRECTATGDWTGQPPQCEAIKCPALAVPTMGHAACSHLHGNFSFGSTCTFSCQTGFVLMGPQSRECTATGDWTGQPPQCEAIKCPTLAVPTMGHAACSHLHGNFSFGSTCTFSCQTGFVLMGPQSRECTATGDWTGQPPQCEAITCPVLDTPSRGRINCSHFHGNFTYNSTCAFSCEAGFVRMGAEVLRCVATGNWTRRPPVCAEDAASFLKQVLVYSGSTALVAASVVLSGTLIALLVKRLSDREEKKKLLNPTSDLGSPGIFTNAAYDPNL